In one Brassica oleracea var. oleracea cultivar TO1000 chromosome C9, BOL, whole genome shotgun sequence genomic region, the following are encoded:
- the LOC106316602 gene encoding protein kish-like produces the protein MSALFNFHSFLTVVLLVICTCTYLKMQFPAILEQKTGFRGFFWKAARIGERLSPWMSAGCFMMGVSIIFF, from the exons ATG TCAGCTTTGTTCAATTTCCATTCGTTTTTGACGGTGGTGCTGCTTGTGATCTGCACTTGCACTTATCTCAAGATGCAGTTCCCTGCCATTCTCGAGCAGAAAACTGG GTTTCGTGGATTCTTTTGGAAAGCTGCTAGAATTG GTGAGCGTTTGAGCCCTTGGATGTCGGCGGGATGCTTCATGATGGGTGTCTCCATCATTTTCTTTTGA